A part of Methanohalobium evestigatum Z-7303 genomic DNA contains:
- a CDS encoding EVE domain-containing protein translates to MRYWCLSTSIDNWKVCKENNLWGMDYRYYPTLAKFVNPGDKAVIYTSKNKRFVATVKFTGSYFYDDSDIGWNYLFPYRINFEILHENEKSPQINYTVSNDGNEANWFGDNLIDEISFIADKSRTWNQYFQVSIIRITEEDFNTIQNVIINQ, encoded by the coding sequence ATGAGGTATTGGTGTTTATCAACATCTATCGATAATTGGAAAGTTTGTAAAGAGAATAATTTATGGGGTATGGATTACCGTTATTATCCTACATTAGCAAAATTCGTAAATCCAGGTGATAAAGCAGTAATTTACACTTCAAAGAATAAACGTTTTGTAGCTACGGTTAAGTTTACAGGTTCTTATTTTTATGATGATAGCGATATTGGTTGGAACTATCTATTTCCATATAGAATAAATTTCGAAATATTACATGAAAATGAAAAATCACCTCAGATAAACTACACTGTTTCAAATGATGGAAATGAAGCAAATTGGTTTGGTGATAATTTAATTGATGAAATATCATTTATTGCTGATAAAAGTCGTACATGGAATCAGTATTTCCAAGTATCAATTATCAGAATAACTGAAGAAGATTTCAATACAATACAAAATGTTATTATTAACCAATGA
- a CDS encoding H/ACA ribonucleoprotein complex subunit GAR1 produces MKKLGTVSHLSKSRNLIVRMDKLKPSDAFKKAPKINSVVLNKSVKPIGEINDIIGPVSHPYVIINVSRKVTDSELLNYVNERVYIK; encoded by the coding sequence ATGAAAAAATTAGGAACGGTCTCGCATCTCTCAAAAAGTCGTAATCTTATAGTTAGAATGGATAAGTTAAAACCTTCAGATGCATTCAAAAAGGCACCCAAAATCAATTCCGTTGTTTTGAATAAATCAGTCAAACCTATTGGTGAGATAAATGATATTATCGGTCCAGTTAGCCATCCATATGTGATAATAAATGTTTCCAGAAAAGTAACTGATTCTGAATTATTGAATTATGTTAACGAGAGGGTTTACATTAAATAA
- a CDS encoding transglutaminase domain-containing protein has product MKINQYKKFLSSALVIILLLYYPFMDYYLLEKDNYDRYLKDTCEEILSHSDNNTEKVKNIIKWEQHRIIDNPNVEYFTISNILSLFFINPYRLPDNPGWYLYIGKASCQELAFVFENMAKRTNLTYRRIYADKLIKPNGESNNHRWSEVKLGGKWTIADAGWNGLYHPDYNKSYFINNGYKFGHVVIVDENFKPIKDCTSSYVNKTGHLKIEATKNGKPVENANISIYMMHENSYYQVVGHSIDYSTNSNGIFELDLATYGNTNYIIKLSSTELNGIYQYEGKKSLSLNNNENKILNVKLDEIRPGGSCFYLILGLILIINFYLYIFKGNIMK; this is encoded by the coding sequence ATGAAAATTAACCAATATAAAAAGTTTTTAAGTTCAGCTTTGGTTATAATTCTCCTGTTATATTACCCTTTTATGGATTATTATTTATTGGAGAAGGATAATTATGACAGATACCTAAAAGATACTTGTGAGGAGATATTATCTCATTCAGATAACAATACTGAGAAAGTTAAAAACATTATAAAATGGGAACAACATAGAATTATTGATAACCCAAATGTAGAATATTTCACTATTTCAAATATACTTTCTTTATTCTTTATTAATCCTTATCGTTTACCTGATAATCCTGGTTGGTACTTGTATATTGGCAAAGCATCATGTCAAGAACTTGCGTTTGTATTTGAAAATATGGCTAAAAGGACAAATTTAACATATAGAAGAATTTATGCTGATAAATTAATTAAGCCTAATGGTGAATCCAATAACCACCGTTGGTCTGAAGTGAAATTAGGTGGTAAATGGACTATAGCAGATGCTGGTTGGAATGGGTTATATCACCCAGATTATAATAAATCGTATTTCATTAACAACGGATATAAATTTGGACACGTAGTAATTGTTGATGAGAATTTTAAACCTATTAAAGACTGTACTTCATCATATGTTAATAAAACAGGGCATTTGAAAATTGAAGCTACAAAAAATGGAAAACCAGTTGAAAATGCTAATATTTCTATTTATATGATGCATGAAAACAGTTATTATCAGGTAGTAGGCCATAGTATCGATTATTCTACAAATAGTAATGGTATTTTTGAATTGGATTTGGCTACTTATGGTAATACAAATTATATAATAAAATTAAGTAGTACTGAATTAAATGGTATTTACCAATATGAAGGTAAAAAAAGCCTATCTTTAAATAACAATGAAAATAAAATCTTAAATGTAAAATTAGATGAAATAAGACCTGGTGGAAGTTGTTTTTACCTTATTTTAGGATTAATTTTAATAATTAATTTTTATCTTTACATCTTTAAAGGTAATATAATGAAATGA
- a CDS encoding DNA primase family protein: MKISNYNDKRSEIHKLAQIIIERYDILNLTRRDMNLLLIYDKDEGIYKNNPNLLDRIIYDEGARLSELRGKGNNSPFTDFDNNNSPFKDFDNSNLIKEEVERVKHVIQSKLRCIDKSQINTDKFYLPVNNGLLELKTGKLKNFSPEIYFTKKIPIDYKKDTNVPCEFFNFLKDIFEGDEWQIYVLQEYLGYTLYCGYPFDKFLFLRGLPENGINVILELMKSLVGDVNYHTLTFSDLLKEKSAVQLEYYDKLFNICGEMGKNVSPNPEQLGKLVGDNAIKVDEKYEYGFTFKNRTKLLFTGDKLPDVNRLSADLIKKLIILDVFPKEKRIQNDEIPNVHQIQIMCENPTFLKGILSWALEGLQRLLYNNGFSYSEKIDNKINEMLTLKENHIDLYVGQRIAHNTGSFCPSDMVYSDYISFASELGITPYGKSKFYSEFIDACIKFGYKLYKTQKTYNNGKRHQSFVNISLKNIISSYPL; encoded by the coding sequence ATGAAAATTAGTAACTATAATGATAAAAGGAGTGAAATCCATAAACTCGCTCAAATAATAATAGAACGTTATGATATATTAAATTTAACCCGTAGAGATATGAATCTTTTATTAATATATGATAAAGATGAAGGTATATATAAAAATAATCCTAACCTTTTGGATAGGATTATTTATGATGAAGGGGCTAGATTATCTGAATTAAGAGGAAAAGGTAACAACTCACCTTTTACAGATTTTGATAATAACAATTCGCCTTTTAAAGATTTTGATAATAGTAATTTAATTAAAGAAGAAGTAGAACGGGTAAAACATGTTATTCAATCCAAGTTAAGATGTATTGATAAAAGCCAGATTAATACTGATAAATTTTATCTTCCTGTAAATAATGGCTTACTGGAACTAAAAACTGGTAAATTAAAAAATTTTTCTCCAGAAATATATTTTACAAAAAAAATTCCAATCGATTATAAAAAGGATACTAATGTCCCTTGTGAATTTTTTAATTTTCTGAAAGATATATTTGAAGGAGATGAGTGGCAAATATATGTGTTACAAGAATATTTGGGGTATACCCTATATTGTGGTTATCCTTTTGATAAATTCCTATTTCTTCGGGGATTACCTGAAAATGGTATAAATGTAATTCTTGAGTTAATGAAATCCCTTGTTGGTGATGTGAATTATCATACATTAACGTTCAGTGATTTGTTAAAGGAAAAAAGTGCTGTGCAATTAGAATATTATGACAAACTTTTCAATATTTGCGGAGAAATGGGTAAGAATGTTTCACCAAATCCAGAACAATTAGGCAAGCTTGTTGGTGATAATGCAATAAAAGTCGATGAAAAATATGAATATGGATTTACATTCAAAAATAGAACAAAATTATTATTTACAGGCGATAAGTTACCAGATGTAAACCGTCTAAGTGCTGATTTAATTAAAAAATTAATAATATTAGACGTTTTTCCAAAGGAAAAAAGAATACAAAATGATGAGATACCTAATGTACATCAAATTCAAATAATGTGTGAAAATCCTACTTTCCTTAAGGGTATATTGAGTTGGGCATTAGAAGGTTTACAGAGGTTACTTTATAATAATGGTTTTTCTTATAGCGAGAAAATTGATAATAAAATTAATGAAATGTTAACTCTGAAAGAAAACCACATAGATTTGTATGTAGGACAGCGTATTGCTCATAATACAGGTTCATTTTGCCCTTCAGATATGGTTTATAGCGATTATATATCCTTTGCATCAGAATTGGGTATAACCCCTTATGGTAAAAGTAAATTTTATTCTGAATTTATAGATGCCTGTATTAAATTTGGATATAAGTTATATAAAACACAAAAAACTTACAATAATGGTAAGAGGCACCAAAGCTTTGTTAATATTTCCTTAAAAAATATCATATCCTCTTACCCTCTTTAA
- a CDS encoding tyrosine-type recombinase/integrase, with the protein MKYSKEWLRENELKKILNNTTISEKYEIWILLMYTPALRVSEALNVRVRDLDFENECIEIYGGKGKDDTEMQKAPCNISVLKRLKRYAEHSDLRPKEYIMFSQKKKKASRFHVYNVLNKLCSQAGIDKKIGTHTLRRSRAEHLLDRGLSLTYVSRFLRHKNLATTMAYLDVSTTDIQREMSKIDDSVEEIL; encoded by the coding sequence ATGAAATATTCTAAAGAATGGTTAAGAGAAAATGAATTAAAAAAAATTCTTAATAATACTACTATATCGGAAAAATATGAAATTTGGATATTACTAATGTATACGCCTGCTTTAAGAGTTTCAGAAGCTTTAAATGTCCGTGTAAGAGATTTGGATTTTGAAAATGAATGTATTGAGATATATGGTGGTAAGGGTAAAGATGATACTGAAATGCAAAAAGCCCCATGTAATATCTCTGTTCTAAAAAGATTAAAACGATATGCTGAACATTCTGATTTAAGACCAAAAGAATATATCATGTTTTCACAAAAAAAGAAAAAGGCATCTCGTTTTCATGTTTATAATGTTTTAAATAAACTGTGCAGCCAAGCTGGAATTGATAAAAAAATAGGAACACATACCTTAAGAAGGTCAAGAGCTGAACATCTCTTAGATAGAGGACTTTCATTAACATATGTAAGCCGTTTTTTAAGACATAAAAACCTTGCAACTACAATGGCTTACCTTGATGTGTCAACTACCGATATTCAAAGAGAGATGTCTAAAATAGACGATTCAGTAGAAGAGATTTTATAA
- the ppdK gene encoding pyruvate, phosphate dikinase, translating into MTDKKFVYFFGDNQTEGSNKMKHLLGGKGANLAEMANLGVPVPPGFTISTEACVLYMKNNDYPEGMWDEIDKNIDKLEKSTGKKFGDPENPLLSSVRSGAPISMPGMMDTVLNLGLNDETVRGLAKRTDNEWFAYDSYRRFIMMFSDVVLGIDTNEFENLIQQKKDELGVTEDTELDTNTMKDLVEEFKSVYKEKTGSDFPQEIKQQLKMAINAVFNSWNNERAKKYRQLNDISDELGTAVNVQAMVFGNMGETSGTGVAFTRNPATGEKEFYGEYLTNAQGEDVVAGIRTPKSIQALKENMPDVYKQLDDITQKLEQHYKDMQDIEFTIEKGKLYMLQTRNAKRTAAAALKVAVDMVYENLINKKEAVMRLKPSQIDQVLHPMIDPDSELELLSSGLAASPGAAVGKVVFSAEHAEEMAQNNEDVILVRTETSPEDIGGMHAAKGVLTVRGGMTSHAAVVARGMGKPCVCGCDGISIDMNKGVFTAKGYSINEGECISIDGSEGKIYMGEAELKMPNVSGELETMLQWADEIRSLNVRTNADTPEDAKLARDFGAEGIGLCRTEHMFFGEERIPVVREMIMADNKEDREKALQKLQPMQKDDFLDIFRAMDGYPITIRLLDPPLHEFLPNYEDLIEKIKKLESEGGKQEEIKRVNDLLRNVDTLKETNPMLGHRGCRLGITYPEIYEMQIKAIIEAACELSSEGTNVIPEIMIPLVSNEKELDFVKKTVTDTAESVMNEKGTNIDYLCGTMIELPRAALTADKIAKGAEFFSFGTNDLTQTTFGYSRDDAGKFLPLYIDKGILESDPFAVLDQEGVGELMKIGIDKGRSSRPDIKMGICGEHGGDPESISFSYEAGLNYVSCSPYRVPIARLASAQAVLKEENQN; encoded by the coding sequence GTGACAGATAAAAAATTTGTGTACTTTTTTGGAGATAACCAGACTGAAGGTAGCAACAAAATGAAACACTTGCTTGGTGGTAAAGGTGCAAACCTTGCGGAAATGGCAAACCTTGGAGTTCCTGTACCCCCTGGTTTTACTATATCCACCGAAGCTTGCGTATTATACATGAAGAATAATGATTACCCGGAGGGAATGTGGGACGAAATAGATAAAAATATTGACAAACTTGAAAAATCCACCGGGAAAAAGTTCGGTGATCCCGAAAATCCATTATTATCATCTGTTCGTTCTGGGGCTCCCATTTCCATGCCCGGAATGATGGATACAGTACTAAACCTCGGTTTAAATGATGAAACTGTCAGAGGGCTTGCTAAAAGAACTGATAATGAGTGGTTCGCCTATGACAGTTACCGACGGTTTATAATGATGTTTTCAGATGTCGTACTCGGTATTGATACCAATGAATTTGAAAATCTTATACAGCAGAAAAAAGATGAACTTGGAGTGACTGAAGACACCGAGCTGGACACAAACACAATGAAAGACCTTGTAGAAGAATTCAAATCTGTATACAAGGAAAAAACCGGTTCTGATTTCCCACAGGAAATAAAACAACAGCTTAAAATGGCTATAAATGCTGTATTTAATTCCTGGAACAATGAACGTGCCAAAAAATACAGACAATTAAACGATATTTCAGATGAACTGGGTACTGCTGTCAACGTTCAGGCAATGGTATTTGGAAACATGGGTGAGACTTCAGGAACTGGTGTAGCCTTTACCAGAAACCCTGCAACCGGTGAAAAGGAATTCTACGGTGAATATTTAACTAACGCACAGGGAGAAGATGTAGTTGCAGGAATAAGAACACCAAAATCCATACAGGCTTTAAAAGAAAACATGCCTGATGTATACAAACAACTTGACGATATAACCCAAAAACTGGAGCAACATTACAAGGATATGCAGGATATAGAATTCACCATTGAAAAAGGTAAATTATACATGCTCCAGACAAGGAATGCAAAACGTACCGCTGCTGCTGCTCTTAAAGTTGCTGTAGACATGGTTTATGAAAACCTGATTAACAAGAAAGAAGCAGTTATGAGGCTTAAACCCAGTCAAATTGACCAAGTATTACATCCAATGATTGACCCTGATTCTGAACTGGAACTCCTGTCATCAGGACTTGCCGCGTCACCGGGTGCAGCTGTGGGCAAAGTTGTGTTTAGTGCAGAGCACGCTGAAGAAATGGCTCAAAACAACGAAGACGTAATACTGGTACGCACTGAAACTTCACCTGAGGATATAGGTGGCATGCATGCCGCAAAAGGAGTGCTCACTGTACGCGGTGGAATGACATCACATGCAGCCGTTGTTGCAAGAGGTATGGGCAAACCCTGTGTGTGCGGATGTGACGGAATAAGTATAGACATGAATAAAGGGGTTTTCACTGCTAAAGGTTATTCCATAAATGAAGGAGAATGTATATCTATCGATGGTTCTGAAGGTAAAATCTACATGGGTGAAGCAGAACTTAAAATGCCAAATGTCAGTGGAGAACTTGAAACAATGCTCCAGTGGGCTGATGAAATCAGGTCACTCAATGTAAGAACAAATGCTGATACACCTGAAGACGCTAAACTCGCCCGTGATTTTGGTGCTGAAGGCATCGGACTTTGCAGAACAGAGCACATGTTCTTTGGTGAAGAAAGGATACCTGTCGTCCGTGAAATGATAATGGCTGATAACAAAGAAGACAGAGAAAAAGCCCTGCAAAAACTTCAGCCGATGCAAAAAGATGATTTCCTGGATATTTTCCGTGCAATGGATGGATATCCCATTACCATAAGGTTACTCGACCCACCACTGCATGAGTTCCTGCCCAACTACGAAGATTTAATAGAAAAAATCAAGAAACTGGAATCAGAAGGTGGCAAGCAGGAAGAAATCAAAAGAGTTAATGATTTACTTAGAAATGTAGATACATTAAAAGAAACCAACCCCATGCTTGGTCATAGAGGATGCCGTCTTGGTATAACATATCCAGAAATCTATGAAATGCAAATCAAAGCCATTATAGAAGCCGCCTGTGAACTTTCATCTGAAGGTACAAATGTTATACCAGAAATAATGATTCCTCTGGTATCAAATGAAAAGGAACTCGATTTTGTAAAGAAAACCGTCACCGACACTGCAGAATCGGTAATGAATGAGAAGGGCACAAATATCGATTATCTTTGTGGAACTATGATAGAGCTCCCAAGAGCAGCCCTTACTGCTGATAAGATTGCAAAAGGTGCTGAGTTCTTCTCATTCGGTACCAACGACCTGACTCAAACTACCTTTGGATACAGTAGAGATGATGCAGGCAAATTCCTTCCTTTATATATCGACAAAGGAATACTCGAAAGCGACCCATTTGCAGTGCTTGACCAGGAAGGTGTAGGTGAATTAATGAAGATAGGAATCGACAAGGGTCGAAGTTCACGTCCGGATATCAAAATGGGCATCTGTGGTGAACATGGTGGAGACCCTGAGTCCATCAGTTTCAGTTATGAAGCAGGACTGAATTATGTGAGTTGTTCACCTTACAGAGTTCCAATTGCAAGACTGGCTTCAGCACAGGCTGTCCTGAAGGAAGAAAATCAAAATTAA
- a CDS encoding RNase J family beta-CASP ribonuclease produces MTDIGIIAVGGYNEMGRNMTAIRVGEDIIILDMGLRLDRVQIHEDVEINKMHSLELIEMGAIPDDTIMKEINGTVRAIVCTHGHLDHIGAIPKLAHRYAAPIISTPYTTSLIKQQIESEVKFGVKNKIVTLNAGGIYQVTEDISIEFIRAQHSIIDCVFAVIHTPDGAILYACDYKLDRMPTMGEQPDFDRLKSLGEEGVLAMITESTNSGVPGKTPSERIAHDLVRDVLLGTEESDVGMIVTTFASHIARINSIIKFAAEMGRTPVLIGRAMDNYVLTAKKLGYIELPDNIEVYGARKDVDKALKKIVNKGKDKYLPIVTGHQGEPGAILPRIANGETPYTIESGDKVIFSANVIPSPMTEGNRYSLETKLKMRGARLFTDVHVSGHACKEDHWELLRIINPEHVIPAHGTINMHSSYIEMAEDAGYVLGNTLHLLRNGEELYIEE; encoded by the coding sequence ATGACAGATATAGGTATAATTGCAGTTGGTGGATACAACGAGATGGGTCGCAATATGACTGCGATTCGAGTAGGTGAGGACATAATCATTCTTGATATGGGACTCAGACTTGACAGAGTGCAGATTCACGAAGATGTTGAAATCAACAAGATGCACTCTCTTGAACTAATAGAAATGGGCGCGATACCTGATGACACTATCATGAAAGAGATCAATGGCACAGTACGTGCGATTGTTTGTACACACGGTCATCTTGATCATATAGGGGCAATACCCAAATTGGCCCATAGGTACGCTGCACCCATAATAAGCACACCTTATACTACATCACTTATCAAACAACAGATTGAGTCTGAAGTAAAATTTGGTGTCAAAAACAAAATCGTTACACTAAATGCTGGAGGAATTTATCAGGTAACTGAAGACATTTCTATAGAATTTATCAGAGCACAGCACAGCATAATTGATTGCGTTTTTGCAGTCATACATACTCCAGATGGGGCTATATTGTATGCATGTGATTATAAACTGGACCGCATGCCTACAATGGGCGAACAACCAGATTTTGACCGTTTGAAATCACTTGGTGAAGAAGGCGTACTTGCAATGATTACTGAAAGTACCAATTCAGGGGTGCCCGGTAAAACTCCATCAGAACGTATAGCACATGACCTTGTCCGGGATGTACTTCTTGGAACAGAAGAATCAGATGTAGGAATGATAGTAACTACGTTTGCATCTCATATTGCACGTATAAATTCGATAATCAAATTTGCAGCTGAGATGGGAAGGACACCAGTGTTGATTGGTCGGGCAATGGATAACTATGTTTTAACCGCCAAAAAACTGGGGTATATAGAACTTCCAGATAACATAGAGGTTTATGGTGCGCGTAAAGACGTCGATAAAGCACTTAAAAAGATTGTAAATAAAGGCAAGGATAAATATCTTCCAATTGTTACAGGTCATCAGGGAGAACCGGGTGCAATACTTCCAAGAATTGCAAATGGAGAAACCCCCTACACTATAGAATCAGGTGACAAAGTAATATTTTCTGCAAATGTAATCCCGAGTCCAATGACAGAAGGCAATCGGTATTCACTGGAAACGAAACTTAAAATGAGAGGAGCCAGACTTTTCACTGATGTACACGTTTCGGGACATGCATGCAAGGAAGATCACTGGGAACTGTTGAGGATTATAAATCCAGAACATGTAATACCTGCTCATGGAACAATTAATATGCACAGTTCTTATATAGAAATGGCAGAAGATGCTGGCTATGTGCTCGGTAATACCCTGCACCTTTTAAGAAACGGAGAAGAATTATATATAGAGGAATAA
- a CDS encoding LysE family transporter has translation MLETFEMLLIGLGVGFTGAVVPGPMLFATIETSFKKGWSAGPEVVLGHALIESVITLLIIFGISSFINDDIFSIISVVGGIALVVFGIFTVKSPVNDQYSCSNSYEMLTSPIVSGVVTSASNPYFWMWWFTAGSALVLRGYEIGLIAAVFFIAGHWIADLGWYSAVSLSFSRGKKLISSGMHNWMMKICGVFLILFGLWFVIGWS, from the coding sequence ATGCTTGAGACCTTTGAAATGCTTCTTATAGGATTAGGTGTTGGATTTACAGGAGCAGTGGTACCTGGACCCATGTTATTTGCAACTATTGAAACATCTTTCAAGAAAGGATGGTCGGCAGGTCCTGAAGTGGTACTGGGGCATGCATTGATTGAGTCAGTAATAACATTACTGATTATCTTTGGTATAAGTTCCTTTATAAACGATGATATTTTTTCAATTATTTCTGTAGTTGGTGGGATTGCTCTTGTGGTTTTTGGAATATTTACTGTTAAAAGCCCTGTAAATGACCAATATTCTTGCAGTAATTCGTATGAAATGCTGACAAGTCCAATAGTTTCTGGTGTGGTGACATCTGCTTCTAATCCTTATTTCTGGATGTGGTGGTTTACAGCAGGTAGTGCACTTGTACTTCGTGGATATGAAATAGGATTAATAGCAGCTGTATTTTTTATAGCAGGACACTGGATAGCAGACCTTGGCTGGTATAGTGCTGTATCATTGTCATTTAGTCGCGGTAAAAAATTAATCTCGTCTGGGATGCACAACTGGATGATGAAAATCTGCGGTGTTTTTCTAATACTATTTGGTTTATGGTTTGTTATAGGTTGGAGTTAA
- a CDS encoding class I SAM-dependent methyltransferase yields the protein MSEVVKRKGIKVSKKKGEPTRRVLIEKGLLDASAKIFSSNGFLFLPILKQPVNSEFFEIKQVSNDFIVGDYEFELMEKSPTFEDLLGYIPHYEIVGDIAIVDEDDESEARKIADAIIRLHPNIKTVVGTTAPIGGEYRVRNVKVIAGEDRTETIHKEHGCRYVVDIAEAYFTPRLSTERERVLSLISSRDLVVDMFAGVGPYSILIAKKVDVKKVIAIDKNPTAVRFLRRNIELNSVNNVVAIEGDAGDKEQELEGIADHVIMNLPHSAEEFLNAAVNITKPGGIIHYYDITPEDDLFDSSLELIRNAANYKGRQIEVVNKRVVRSYAPHEFNICIEVKVN from the coding sequence ATGTCTGAAGTTGTAAAGCGGAAAGGTATAAAGGTATCAAAGAAAAAGGGAGAACCTACAAGGCGCGTACTTATAGAGAAGGGTTTACTTGATGCATCAGCGAAAATATTTTCTTCTAACGGTTTTTTATTCTTGCCGATCCTAAAACAACCCGTTAATTCCGAATTTTTTGAAATTAAACAGGTGTCTAATGATTTTATTGTTGGCGATTATGAATTTGAATTAATGGAAAAATCTCCAACTTTTGAGGATTTATTGGGTTATATTCCTCATTATGAAATTGTAGGTGATATTGCTATTGTTGATGAAGATGATGAATCTGAAGCCAGAAAAATTGCAGATGCAATTATAAGACTGCACCCAAATATAAAAACCGTGGTGGGTACAACTGCGCCAATAGGTGGAGAATACAGAGTCAGAAACGTAAAAGTAATTGCAGGAGAAGACAGGACGGAAACCATACACAAAGAACATGGTTGCAGATATGTGGTAGATATAGCAGAAGCTTATTTTACACCCAGATTATCAACAGAACGTGAACGTGTTCTTTCATTAATCAGTTCCAGAGATTTGGTTGTGGACATGTTTGCAGGTGTGGGACCTTACAGTATATTGATTGCTAAAAAGGTAGATGTTAAAAAGGTAATAGCAATTGATAAAAACCCGACAGCAGTTCGGTTTTTACGTAGAAACATAGAATTAAATTCTGTAAACAATGTTGTGGCAATAGAGGGTGATGCAGGTGATAAGGAACAGGAATTAGAAGGTATTGCAGACCATGTGATTATGAATTTGCCTCACAGTGCAGAGGAATTTCTGAATGCAGCTGTCAATATTACGAAACCCGGAGGAATCATTCATTATTATGATATAACTCCTGAAGATGACCTTTTTGACAGTTCACTGGAACTTATAAGAAATGCTGCAAACTATAAAGGACGCCAAATCGAAGTTGTTAATAAACGGGTAGTGAGATCATATGCACCGCATGAATTCAATATATGCATAGAGGTAAAGGTCAATTAA
- a CDS encoding transcription initiation factor IIB, with protein MVEVERERYSDTSEREKIREMIKARKEKEKEKEKSSETESSVTKCPECGSINLEQDYERAELVCSDCGLVVDAELVDEGPEWRAFDHDQRMKRSRVGAPMTYTIHDKGLSTMIDWRNRDSYGKSISSKNRAQLYRLRKWQRRIRVSNATERNLAFALSELDRMASALGLPRTVRETAAVVYRKAVDKNLIRGRSIEGVAAAALYAACRQCSVPRTLDEIGEVSRVSRKEIGRTYRFISRELSLKLMPTSPIDYVPRFCSGLKLKGEVQSKGVEILRQASEKELTSGRGPTGVAAAAIYIASILCGERRTQREVADVAGVTEVTIRNRYKELSEELDIEIIL; from the coding sequence ATGGTTGAAGTTGAAAGAGAGAGGTATTCTGATACCTCCGAACGTGAAAAAATACGTGAAATGATAAAAGCACGTAAGGAAAAAGAAAAGGAAAAGGAAAAATCCTCTGAAACTGAGTCATCAGTTACTAAATGCCCTGAATGTGGAAGCATCAACCTTGAGCAGGATTATGAGCGTGCAGAACTTGTTTGTTCGGATTGTGGACTTGTGGTGGATGCAGAATTAGTTGATGAAGGTCCTGAATGGCGAGCATTTGACCATGACCAGAGGATGAAACGCTCCAGAGTAGGAGCTCCAATGACTTATACCATACATGATAAGGGTCTCTCCACAATGATTGACTGGAGAAACCGTGATTCCTATGGGAAGTCAATCTCATCTAAAAATCGGGCACAATTATACCGGTTAAGAAAATGGCAGCGTAGAATCCGTGTAAGCAATGCTACTGAAAGAAATCTGGCTTTTGCGTTATCAGAACTGGACCGTATGGCATCTGCTCTTGGTTTACCAAGAACTGTACGTGAGACAGCAGCAGTAGTCTACCGGAAAGCAGTGGATAAAAACTTGATACGTGGAAGAAGTATCGAAGGAGTTGCTGCAGCAGCACTTTATGCTGCATGCCGTCAATGCAGTGTACCAAGAACACTTGATGAAATCGGTGAAGTGTCAAGAGTTAGCAGGAAAGAGATTGGAAGGACCTATCGTTTCATCTCAAGAGAACTTTCGTTAAAACTCATGCCTACCTCACCTATCGATTATGTCCCAAGATTTTGTTCAGGCCTCAAATTGAAAGGTGAAGTTCAGTCCAAAGGAGTTGAAATCCTGAGACAGGCATCAGAAAAAGAGCTGACAAGTGGACGCGGTCCAACAGGTGTTGCAGCTGCTGCAATATATATTGCATCTATTCTGTGCGGGGAAAGAAGAACTCAGCGAGAAGTTGCGGATGTGGCAGGTGTAACAGAAGTAACTATACGTAACAGGTATAAAGAACTGTCCGAAGAACTGGATATTGAGATAATACTCTGA